A region of Dermochelys coriacea isolate rDerCor1 chromosome 1, rDerCor1.pri.v4, whole genome shotgun sequence DNA encodes the following proteins:
- the GRPR gene encoding gastrin-releasing peptide receptor has protein sequence MASEECFLLDLEVDNFILCNISINQSANLSILSDDWFYPGFLYAIPTIYGIIILIGLIGNITLIKIFCTVKSMRNVPNLFISSLALGDLLLLVTCVPVDASRYLADEWLFGRVGCKLIPFIQLTSVGVSVFTLTALSADRYKAIVRPMDIQASHALMKICVKAAMIWILSMLLAIPEAVFSDLHPFYDRDTNKTFISCAPYPHSDGLHPKVHSMASFLIFYIIPLLVISVYYYFIAKNLIRSAYNIPVEGNIHVRKQIDSRKRLAKTVLVFVCLFAFCWLPNHIIYLYRSYHYSEVDTSVLHFITSIGARILAFANSCVNPFALYLLSKSFRKQFNNQLLCCRTHLLIRSQSMGRSTTRMTSLKSTNHSVAMFSLINGNHICNEGCV, from the exons ATGGCTTCTGAAGAGTGTTTTCTTCTAGACTTGGAAGTGGATAACTTTATTCTTTGCAACATCTCCATCAATCAAAGTGCAAATCTTTCCATCCTGAGTGATGATTGGTTCTACCCAGGTTTCCTGTATGCTATTCCAACTATTTATGGAATCATCATTTTGATAGGACTTATTGGCAATATCACTTTGATTAAGATATTTTGTACTGTGAAGTCCATGAGAAATGTTCCTAATTTGTTCATCTCCAGTCTGGCTTTAGGAGATCTACTCCTCTTAGTGACCTGTGTCCCTGTGGATGCCAGCAGGTACCTAGCTGATGAATGGCTCTTTGGTCGGGTTGGATGTAAACTTATCCCCTTTATACAACTCACTTCAGTGGGGGTGTCAGTCTTCACACTTACAGCTCTCTCAGCAGACAG GTATAAAGCGATAGTGAGACCGATGGATATCCAAGCCTCCCACGCGCTAATGAAGATTTGTGTGAAAGCTGCTATGATCTGGATTTTATCCATGCTGCTGGCCATTCCTGAAGCAGTGTTTTCTGACTTGCATCCTTTCTATGACAGAGACACTAACAAAACATTCATCAGCTGTGCTCCTTACCCACATTCTGATGGACTACATCCAAAAGTTCATTCAATGGCATCATTTCTGATCTTTTACATCATTCCTCTATTGGTCATTTCAGTGTATTACTATTTCATTGCTAAAAATTTGATCCGGAGTGCTTACAATATACCTGTGGAAGGAAACATACATGTTAGGAAACAG ATCGATTCGCGTAAGCGTCTGGCCAAGACAGTGTTGGTGTTTGTGTGCCTCTTTGCTTTTTGCTGGCTTCCTAATCACATTATCTATTTATACCGGTCCTACCATTATTCAGAGGTAGACACCTCAGTGTTGCACTTCATCACCAGCATCGGTGCTCGAATCCTGGCCTTTGCTAACTCTTGCGTAAACCCTTTCGCGCTCTACTTGCTCAGCAAAAGTTTTAGGAAACAGTTCAACAACCAGCTGTTGTGCTGCAGAACCCATCTCCTCATCAGGTCCCAAAGCATGGGCAGAAGCACCACTCGAATGACCTCCCTCAAGAGCACCAACCATTCAGTGGCCATGTTCAGCCTCATCAACGGCAACCACATCTGTAATGAAGGCTGTGTATAG